DNA from Coffea arabica cultivar ET-39 chromosome 10c, Coffea Arabica ET-39 HiFi, whole genome shotgun sequence:
GATGATCTTGGACTGCAATTAAATCAGCAACGTGAACAAAATTCAAGGTTGCAGCTCGATATAGGCAATCAACAACCAAGTTCAAATAATAAAGCAAAATGGTAAGTATTTTTGTTGCTTTCCTCTCTTTTTGTTTCAGCTCTGTTCTACATGAGTTTAGGACGAGGCTTCTTGTTGGTCAAGTTTTATATTAGCATTCTGATTTCTTTGTTTTCCACTTGGAACAAATTCCTACCTTCAACCCTTAAAATCtgcacagagagagagagagagagagagagagtgtgtgtgtgtgtgtaaaagAGTTGTAGAGAAAGGAATGACTGTAAGCTATTGCCTCCCTTCTGCTGAAGTGTAATTCCAGTCCTGTACTTGTACATCTGTCCACTCATTGGAAAATACCTACTGCTATCTTTTGTTGTTAGAAAGATTAAATGGCGTGCTCTGGTAATTGTTTGTATTATGTCTCTTACATGCTCCTCTGTCTTGCATACAGGAAGGATAGGCAGAAAAAGGTGGAAACTGCATCTACTCCACGTAATAATGAAAAGTTAACAAGAAGTAAGGTGTGCACTGTAATGATGGCTTGGATTTTGAtgacaattattattattttgtctGATGGCATAGTATATGGAAAAGTATCAAAtcgagaatttttttttttttttaactaatcgAACATAGCACTCCGAGGTGCTCAGGATGTCTTCCAAATAATTAGCAATCACTCTTACGTCCATATATTCCCATATTTGTGCTTTCAAGCATAGACTTTATTTTCTGATTTGAATCTTTCAAAGGTTAATTTTTGCTTTCAAAAGTGTTAGTATTTATCTCCTTTTTACCATTCTGACTTCTTGTACAGATTACTGGATTAATATCCTTCACACCTagctaattaaaacaaattttgTTGACATATGCTCAAAACAACTTTAAGTCAGAGAGATGAAGCAAATTATGCACTGTAATGATGGCTTGGATTTTGAtgacaattattattattttgtctGATGGCATAGTATATGGAAAAGTATCAAAtcgagaatttttttttttttttaactaatcgAACATAGCACTCCGAGGTGCTCAGGATGTCTTCCAAATAATTAGCAATCACTCTTACGTCCATATATTCCCATATTTGTGCTTTCAAGCATAGACTTTATTTTCTGATTTGAATCTTTCAAAGGTTAATTTTTGCTTTCAAAAGTGTTAGTATTTATCTCCTTTTTACCATTCTGACTTCTTGTACAGATTACTGGATTAATATCCTTCACACCTagctaattaaaacaaattttgTTGACATATGCTCAAAACAACTTTAAGTCAGAGAGATGAAGCAAATTATGCAATGCTTATGATAAACTTCCCTCAGGCgtttcagatttctggattgGCTGTGATTTACTGACTGATGTTCCATCCCGGTTTTGAAATGTATCACCCTATGTCTCTAGGACAGTAAATTTTTTACCTATTCTTTATGTACTCTCTTCCATACCACATATTGTTGGAACTTTCCTGGATTGAGTTTCCTATTTTGTCAACATAATTGAGTAAAAGGATTACATCAAGAGGCTAACACAGGTCTTAATTTCTCCTTGTATAGCACGATAATCGCCCCGATAAGGCAGATAGTGACAAAGATAAGAACGAAGAATCTCCTTTTTACACCAATGAAAGTTCACTTCAGAACCAGCAAACAGATCAAGTCCTTTATCAGAGCGCTGGTGGAATTTTGGCAAATACACCCCCTTCTGAACAAGGGGTGGTCAGGCCTGCTTCAACCAATACTAGAAAGTCCAGTTCTAGAAGTGAGGTAAGCACATTATCTTTTCATAAAGACTTTTCCTTGCATACATGAATTGATTAATGAGACTGTTTACAATCTCTcactctccttctttttttgtcGTGACAGGGAACTAACTCTACCTCTTCTGCACTGTCAAAACTAACAACCCGACTCAACTTCTTAAAGGAGCGACGCACTCAAATTGCAAATGAGATCCAGAATATGGACAAAAGCCGGAGTTCTGGTCTGCCTGTCCAAAATCCTGAGAGAGGTAAAGGATCTGAAGCACGTCAGTCACTTCAGAATACagagaaattgcaagtttcTGAAGGTCAATCatcagaaaaaaatgaaatattggATAGCTACAACCAAGCACTTCCTAATTTTGATGGTCAATCAGATCAGGGAAAAAGACCAGATGCCCATCCAAACCTGGACAGAGGAAAATCTGAAAGCTTCCCACCAGTTGACAAAGGCCGATCAAAGGTCACTCCAAGGATAAATTCTAGATGATACGAAGTTCTTTCTTGAATTTGCCACTCAGGTTCATGTATTCCGCTACAGGGACTACATTGTGGATACGTTGGGGGCTTTGAACTACCAAGTTGTGATCAGAGACACTTATACTCAGCCCCCATGCTCTGAAAACTGCTGATGGAAGCAGACACTCCCCATACCCCTTAATGTACAGGTTGGCCATCTATAAGATGGGAATCCAACTGTTTGAGAAGTTGAATAATAGCTGGTTTTTGCTTGTTTAGGTGCCCAATGAATTTCCATTTCTGCAAATGCAATCCGTGATTTTCCTCGCTAGCTGAAGCGTAATGTAATGAACCTCGTGATACTGTCCTATTTTCAAGCTGTCAATTGGAGCTTGAACTTTGGCtggcaaaaacaaaaacagaaaggAAAAGTTTTGATTCTGTCTCCTGTCATTAACTCTTTTCTCTTTGGTCATATTTCTGTTGTAAAGACATGCGGACGTGTTAATTAACACAGCATATATTGGAATAACCCGCAAAAACCGGTTCCTTTCGCAAATGCACCTGTGTCAACCtaccttctttttgttttcaaccCTTTTTTGTTTTCCGACAGGAAGGCCTGTAGCAATTAATGTCGAGCTCAAACAGGAAGACTGGCATTAACCCCATTTTTGTTTTCAaccttcttttttgttttcgaTTATCTAataaatgtagaaaatttttctgttCGCTTAAGAATGCAGTTCTCATTAAACAATCAAAAGAATGTCTCATTTTGTTACCGTTACTCAATGGTCAATCATACAAAATTGGCCTCAAAGATTTAGAAATCCTTGAGAATTTTCCTGACTTGCTCTAGCGTGACAAACAAAACCACAGTAAAAGGGCCCTGCCTGGAAATTGTGGGAATAAAGCCCTTGTAAAGAGCCATTGGCCCCTCGGACCTAATTGTCTTGAGGGCACAATCTACCGCACCCGAATATGGCGGTGCCATCCCTGGCTGAACTTTCATATTCATCACCCTGGTCTTGATCACATCCACCGGGTTCGACGCCACCGCAGCCACGAACCCGGCGGCAAAGCTCGCCGTGACATGGGTCCCAAGCCCATCATTCATTACTCCATGATCCAGTATGGCTTCCTTGATTTGATCATAGGATGCAAGCTGTGATGCAGTAACAATCATGGCTCGGTTCACTGTGAGAGATGAGCCGCGCCACAGGCTCGCGATCCCCTCCTCCCGGGACATTTTAGTAATTGCATCCACGACCCCCTTGTAATTACGCCGCTGAGACACAGGGAGCCTTCCGTCGGCTTGCATGCGGACCATTGCCACGTCAGCCGGGTTTCCCACGGCGGCTCCAATGCCCCCGGCGAGCAATCCGGCTGCGATTTTCCGGCTGAGCGGGAATTTCCCGGAGCTGGGGTCGGACCATTTTTGCTTGAAAACCTCGTACAAGCCCATCCTGGTGGTGGAATACAATGTCTGGCGGAGGACAGAGGCGGAGACGCCGGAAAACAAGGCGGCTACGCCTTCGGTCTGCATAATCTTGATCCCCACAGAAATGGGCCCTGATTTAGCGACTTGCGGGAGCGGCGTAGGATGAACGTCGAGATTGTTATGAACAGAGATTGCATGAGAAGGATGGAAGGCCAAGGCTGGACGAAGAGTCAAAACCTGTTGGGCAGGCTGTTCTCCCTGAAGTTGCATTCGGACCTTGATAAGGTCCAATGGGTGCGTAGAACAGCCGGCAACGATGCTAGCAATGCCACCCTCGACGAAACTTTTCAAACCCATGGTTTACAGTATATAGTGCTATTGTAACCGAAAGGTAGGATTTTTGAAAACTTTCAGATGGGTTTTCCAGCTAAAAAAAGTAGTAGCGATTAGTGAAAGATGTCGATACAGGATCCTTTGGACATGTATGTACTTTGAGAACAGAAACGGTTTGGAGTTGGTTTGAAGGAGAGAGGAGGGGTTGGGAATTTATACGGGGTGGGGTGGGAGAAATGGGAGGAGGAAAgtggaaggaagaaagaaagaaagagaaaaaaagatggAGTCAAGGCGCGGGGGGTCAGGGGCCGCGTCCGTGTAGGAGGGGAGGAAACCGAGGCCCCCGAAAAGCGAAGAGTGAAGGCAGCTGGCTGCCTGCCTAGGTTAAAACTGGAGCTGATGCAGTTTGTTTAGTCCGCTGAATTTCTAGAATGACTTCCCTTTCAATCCGTCCTACTTAATAGTAGTGTATTTTTCAATTTATCATTAATttatctctatttttttttttttttttgtattttaagtattttcaTTCTTAATTCGTAGACACTTTCATAAAAtttaaggataatttcaaaaacgtCCCCTTaagtttttgataatttcattgAACTCCCTTGAGGATTTTAATATTACACGTACATCTCTTAATAATAGACAATGATTACAACAGGCTTCATAATTTTCCAAATGACAAGccattgaaaaggaaaaaaagaaggaaaaccaaaaaataaaaagaaaattcttcTTGACCAGGTCACCAGGGCATATGTTGTGCCCAAATCGGCTACTAAATCGTAAtcttttactattaaaaatacACCTATCAAGGAAGATGTCTCATTTCTTATCGTCAGCTTGCCATCACTATTATTGTCACCTTTCCTTTCCTAAAGTGTCTCCTCAATCCTTGACCTTTTAAAAACTAATCTGAAACCTGcaactcttttttttattatttttttgtcctACTCATTTCAATCTTGATGTCACCATccataaattgaaataaaatgGAAACCCAAAATTTTCGCACAAAAAACCTATCAAAGTCTTTACCTCACCAATCTTATTGTCATGCCAGCGTTGTTTTTTATGATGATGGTAGCAATCATCACCACCAACAACCCCATTATTCATATCATTACGCACAAAAAATTTACCGGATTACGAAAAGAGTGTAACTCGATAGATGATACTAAACAACTACCCTAAACTTGCACTTTGTTAATGTTTTGCCTGGTTCCTCTTAGTAAACATTGAAAATGTtctcaattgaaatttgtcagtttaaaggaaaaaaatgcggGGTGACTTAGCATGACAAAGGTTAGAAGAATTTTGGTAATTGAGGGTTTGGGCGTTTGAGTGGGGGAGGTAAGGGTTGTGAGTCTTATGACTGACAATTTGGTAGGCAACCCAAAGAAGAAACCTAGAGAGGTCTAATTTAGGGCAAGGTGTTTTTTTCcgaaaaaagaagtgataagaattTGAGAGTTTTGATAAGTGTAGGAAACCATAGGGATGGAGAACATCAGAATATTAGCCAAAATGATTAGACTCAACATTTTGGTAGTATACAAGTGTATTTTagacttttaaatttttttattattattaatattttgaaaatcagatGAGGGCAATTTTGGGCATTCTTATACTTTTCTGGTCTGACATCATCAAGGTGAAACCCAAAACTATACAGTATGTTCTAAGCGAAATATGTGTAGTTGTCAAAGCATGAGAGGAGCTATTTAAAATATTCAGAAGCTAGCCTCGGGAAAgagttatgaaattatccctaaatttTAGAAGTTGTAAACAACACAAAGTAAAGTTTAAAAAGTTTTATATGTATTTGTAATTTCCAAAAATTGTAGTAACTGTAATGGGA
Protein-coding regions in this window:
- the LOC113714283 gene encoding mitochondrial uncoupling protein 4-like; amino-acid sequence: MGLKSFVEGGIASIVAGCSTHPLDLIKVRMQLQGEQPAQQVLTLRPALAFHPSHAISVHNNLDVHPTPLPQVAKSGPISVGIKIMQTEGVAALFSGVSASVLRQTLYSTTRMGLYEVFKQKWSDPSSGKFPLSRKIAAGLLAGGIGAAVGNPADVAMVRMQADGRLPVSQRRNYKGVVDAITKMSREEGIASLWRGSSLTVNRAMIVTASQLASYDQIKEAILDHGVMNDGLGTHVTASFAAGFVAAVASNPVDVIKTRVMNMKVQPGMAPPYSGAVDCALKTIRSEGPMALYKGFIPTISRQGPFTVVLFVTLEQVRKILKDF